GACCGGGTGATTTCACGCGGCAACGACAAGAAGGCGGTTCTCGACAGGAAGCCGCTGGCCGAAGCCGTGCGCCGCGTGGCGATCATGACCGGCGAAAGGAATCGTGGGGTGCGCCTCGAGTTCTCCGGTGGCGAGCTCGCCATCGCGGCCGCCAATCCCGACCTCGGCGACGCCAGCGAGAGCCTCGGTTGCGAGGTCACCGGCGGCGACATCAAGATCGGCCTCAATCCCGACTATCTGGGCCACTTCCTCGACGCGGTCGAGACCGACAAGGTGCTGCTCGAGTTGAAGGACGAAAACAGCCAGTGCGTCGGCTCGCCGCAGCCGGAAGAGGGCAAAGGGGTGGCCGGAGAGCGCTACCTCTGCGTCATCATGCCGATGCGCATCTGAAGCCCGCGTCGGCAGCCTCTCCGGCAGTGCAGACGGAAGCTCCACTCGAGACGCCCGCGACGAGAGAAGAACCCGGCGCGCTCCGCCGCCTTCGTCTGGCGCGTTTTCGCAGCCTTGCGCCGACCGACTGGCACCCCGCAGGCGGCTGGAATCTCGTTCATGGCGCCAACGGCTCCGGCAAGAGCAGCCTCCTCGAAGCGCTCTACCTCGTCGCCACCGGCAAGAGTTTTCGCACCGCCAACCTGAGCGAGTGCTGCTCGCGCTCTGGCCCGGGTGAGGCGGGCTTTCTCGTGCGAGCCGAGGTCGAACGCGAAGGCTCCTGGGACCTCGCGGTGGTCTTTTCCGAGGGCAGCAGGAGCTTGAGCCTCCAGGACAAGCCGTCGGCGCTCGCCGCCCACCTGGCGCTCTTGCCGGTCGTCGTCTGGAGCGAGGCCGAGCGCGAGCTCGTGGCCGGTCCGGCGGCGGCGCGCCGCCGCTTCCTCGACCGCGCGGCGCTGCTGCTCCAGCCCGCGCGCCTCGCCGAGCACGCCGAGCTCCACCGTGTGCTGGCGCAGAAGCGCCATCTCCTGGCCGGCAACGCCAGAGCGGGGAGACACGCCGGGGCTGCCGAGCTCACTGCGTGGAACGAGCTCCTGGCGCCCCTCATCGCGCGCCGCGCGCAAGCCCGGGCCGAGCTCGTGCAGCGCCTTGGGGGCGCCGCGACCGCACTCCTTGCGGCCCACGGCGCGGACCTGCCGCCGCTCGAGCTCACCTATCAGCCATCGCCCCCCGAGGCGCCCGAGGGTAGCGCCGCGGTGGCTGCGGCGCTCGACCGGGCCGTCGCGCGCGAGCGCGAGCGCGGCCAGCCGCTCCTCGGGCCGCAACGCGACCGCGTCGAGATCGCCATGGACGCCGCCGCGGCGCGCCGCTTTGCTTCGGCCGGAGAGCGCAAGGTCGTGGCCCTGGCGCTCCTCGCCGGCCTCACGAGCCTCCTCGTCGCCGCCGGTCGCGGGCCGCTCGTACTCCTCGACGATCTCGACGCCGAGCTCGACCGCTCGCGGCTCGCTCTCGCGGCGGCGCTCTTCGCCGGCCAGGCGCAGACGATCGCCACGACCAGCCGGCCGGAGCTCTTCGGCGCATCGCCCTCGGGACCGCGCTGGGGCCTCGCGAAGGGCGTTCTGGGCCCCGGCTGAGAGGGTCGCGCCGCCGCCCCGGGGCGGGTACCGGCGCGAGTCGTAAGAGAGCCGCAACACGGCCGCACAGGAAGCCGGCGAGCGCGCCCATAAACGTCTTGTTTTCAACGCTTTGCTGCTTGTTTGACAGGGCGGCCATGTGATACAGTTTTGCGGTTCGACAAGCCTCCGGAGAACCCCACTTTGGCCAAGCCTCAAACCCCCCAGCAAGCCTCCTATACCGCCGAGGACATCAAGGTCCTCAAAGGGCTCGAAGCGGTCCGCAAGCGCCCCGGTATGTACATCGGCGACACCGACGACGCCTCGGGCCTGCACCACATGGTCTTCGAGCTCGTCGACAACTCGATCGACGAGGTCCAGGCCGGCTACGCGACCGCAGTCGAGGTCACGATCCACTCCGACAACAGCGTCACGGTGGAGGACGACGGGCGCGGTATTCCGGTCGACCTGCACAAGGGCGAGAACCGCTCGGC
The window above is part of the Thermoanaerobaculia bacterium genome. Proteins encoded here:
- the recF gene encoding DNA replication and repair protein RecF (All proteins in this family for which functions are known are DNA-binding proteins that assist the filamentation of RecA onto DNA for the initiation of recombination or recombinational repair.), whose translation is MQTEAPLETPATREEPGALRRLRLARFRSLAPTDWHPAGGWNLVHGANGSGKSSLLEALYLVATGKSFRTANLSECCSRSGPGEAGFLVRAEVEREGSWDLAVVFSEGSRSLSLQDKPSALAAHLALLPVVVWSEAERELVAGPAAARRRFLDRAALLLQPARLAEHAELHRVLAQKRHLLAGNARAGRHAGAAELTAWNELLAPLIARRAQARAELVQRLGGAATALLAAHGADLPPLELTYQPSPPEAPEGSAAVAAALDRAVARERERGQPLLGPQRDRVEIAMDAAAARRFASAGERKVVALALLAGLTSLLVAAGRGPLVLLDDLDAELDRSRLALAAALFAGQAQTIATTSRPELFGASPSGPRWGLAKGVLGPG